A single genomic interval of Hydractinia symbiolongicarpus strain clone_291-10 chromosome 8, HSymV2.1, whole genome shotgun sequence harbors:
- the LOC130654253 gene encoding ATPase family AAA domain-containing protein 2-like isoform X1, with protein MVHTRHSYSKDVEDFTAINGHNNDVNGYEENSIEQEQENTEILNENENNDRKDIEEKEVGNKNSDLKPRKRSGRGMVGLYDNIDFHDSYHRRSLRNLERRREQLKRRPAKIQDMEKIRTHPYDHKSNRRMKRSSSLRFQNFGSGIIRRSDRQPKKVFETFNESEIQRSIERKHQEMLEMEQASMYDSIKRRRGDEEDTQDDDDDEEEEEDSDEESDEEEGSAEEDEVHAYSLRKTKPKTNYYQAPPLHSNRQRRGVMYEVRSPLHKVKHMKRIPQHASSPHHRRYKRRRRTSSTSSSDDEAAFERRKAKSMNQARMRCLPMNFQLDDMTGALRNRERANANPMGSSLADVDPMTIDSKTNFSDVGGLDHHIRALKEMVVFPLLYPEVFQKFSISPPRGVLFYGPPGTGKTLVARALANECSSEGKKVAFFMRKGADCLSKWVGESERQLRLLFDQAYQMRPSIIFFDEIDGIAPVRSTRQDQIHSSIVSTLLALMDGLDARGEIVVIGATNRLDAIDPALRRPGRFDREFLFSLPNKTARQKIFEIHTSAWQPRLNKVFLCELADKCVGYCGADIKALCTETALFALRRRYPQIYETNKKLVLDMNEIKVAAVDFKNAMKTITPASHRSSLSPGRSLNESLKPLLQSCIDKGLAVLNKIFPPGQKIQDHALEDAIDFDEDEAPSIFEKPKSRQRSHAVVESSGEFLKTSMQTMDAQVIHRPRLLVFGKSGNGQTSYIAPAFLYAMEHLTTHMLDLPALFGTSSRAPEEAVAQVFREARRTTPSIIYLPHIDIWWSSVQETTKATFMTLLHDIPSNSPLLFLATAEVAFSDLQESIQDLFSSINNELIEISSPTSSDRYTFFKELLLVHALKKPIAESTEKRHQRTEVLAVASPAKPRELSAEESKKLVESEEATLRELRLFLRQVVWKLLADRKFKEFSKPVDLGEVDDYLEVIQQPMDLSTVMTRINAHHYHTCAHFLEDVNLITNNCLEYNPDKDQYDKLLRNRACELRDVAHAFVHNDLDPEFEKLCIEIHQSRINRGYDVNANAPSFLKVISKSKNTNTSTMEVDEGNTSSTKPVVGDPTGPRFSRRVRGLSEPYEFDTSTLDLIEKNKRAAKKILKPTSEVLDTNDNSTCSVPDEPQIEENSVKNTVEDEQASYQHKNDVEITNTEEKIVDNVKRNLEFQEVKQSEVPNLVEEAVDLLSKLVENTDGCTVQTLERLYTDLCRCIHSHKDEDNRYIVLLDLQTVIERIQQHQTS; from the exons ATGGTGCACACTAGACACTCCTATAGTAAAGATGTCGAGGACTTTACGGCCATTAATGGACACAATAATGATGTTAATGGATATGAAGAAAATAGCATTGAGCAGGAACAAGAGAACACGGAGATTTTAAATGAGAACGAGAATAATGATAGAAAAGACATTGAAGAGAAG gaAGTTGGGAATAAAAACTCTGATTTAAAACCACGGAAAAGAAGTGGACGAGGAATGGTTGGATTGTATGATAATATTGATTTCCATGACAGTTATCACAGACGAAGCTTGAGAAATTTGGAAAGACGAAG GGAACAATTAAAGCGACGACCTGCGAAGATACAGGATATGGAGAAAATAAG AACACACCCGTATGATCACAAATCGAATCGTAGAATGAAACGTTCTTCAAGTTTACGATTTCAAAATTTTGGATCAGGTATTATTCGAAGAAGTGATCGTCaaccaaaaaaagtttttgaaacatttaatgAATCCGAAATTCAAAGGTCTATTGAAAGAAAACACCAAGAAATGTTGGAAATG GAGCAAGCGAGTATGTATGACTCTATAAAAAGACGAAGAGGTGACGAAGAAGACACTcaagatgatgacgatgatgaagaagaagaagaagatagtGATGAGGAAAGCGATGAAGAGGAGGGGAGTGCGGAAGAAGACGAAGTCCATGCATATAGTTTGAGAAAAACCAAACCAAAGACTAATTATTATCAAGCTCCTCCTCTTC ACTCAAACCGGCAGCGAAGAGGTGTTATGTACGAGGTTCGATCTCCATTGCATAAAGTCAAACATATGAAAAGAATACCTCAGCATGCTTCATCACCCCATCATAGACGTTATAAACGTAGAAGAAGAACTTCCTCTACATCCTCATCAG ATGATGAAGCTGCATTTGAAAGACGCAAAGCAAAAAGCATGAATCAAGCTAGAATGAGATGTCTTCCCATGAATTTTCAATTAGATGACATGACTGGAGCTTTACGCAATAGAGAAAGAGCGAATGCAAACCCAATGGGCTCCAGTCTTGCTGATGTCGACCCAATGACAATTGACAGCAAG acAAACTTTTCTGATGTTGGTGGTTTGGATCATCATATTCGAGCTCTTAAGGAAATGGTTGTTTTCCCACTGCTATATCCTGAAGTGTTTCAAAAATTTAGCATTTCACCACCCAGAGGAGTTTTGTTTTATGGACCACCTg GAACTGGAAAAACTTTAGTTGCAAGAGCATTGGCAAATGAATGTAGCTCTGAAGGCAAGAAAGTTGCTTTCTTCATGCGCAAAGGAGCTGATTGTTTGAGTAAATGGGTTGGTGAATCAGAAAGACAGTTGCGTCTGCTGTTTGATCag GCTTATCAGATGCGACcatcaataatattttttgatgaaATCGATGGCATTGCTCCTGTACGCTCTACTCGTCAAGATCAAATTCATAGTTCTATTGTCTCAACATTACTTGCGTTGATGGATGGTCTGGATGCACGAGGTGAAATTGTGGTAATTGGAGCTACAAATCGGTTGGATGCAATTGATCCAGCGCTACGTAGGCCTGGTCGATTTGATCGAGAATTTTTGTTTTCGTTACCAAATAAAACG gcaagacaaaaaatatttgaaattcaCACATCTGCATGGCAGCCCAGGTTGAATAAAGTATTTCTTTGCGAACTGGCAGATAAATGTGTGGGGTATTGTGGTGCTGACATAAAAGCTCTTTGTACTGAAACTGCGCTGTTTGCATTACGTAGAAGATATCCACAAATATacgaaacaaataaaaaacttgttCTGGACATGAACGAAATTAAAGTTGCTGCAGTGGATTTTAAAAACGCCATGAAGACAATAACACCAGCTTCTCATCGTTCTTCGCTATCACCTGGTAGATCTCTTAATGAAAGTCTGAAACCATTACTTCAATCCTGCATTGATAAAGGACTTGCAGTATTGAATAAAATATTTCCCCCTGGGCAGAAGATACAGG ATCACGCGTTGGAGGATGCTATCGATTTTGATGAGGATGAAGCACCTAGTATATTTGAAAAACCTAAATCCAGACAGCGTAGTCATGCAGTAGTGGAATCATCTggagaatttttaaaaacaagcatGCAGACCATGGATGCACAAGTAATACACAG GCCTCGTTTACTTGTTTTTGGCAAAAGTGGCAATGGTCAGACATCCTATATAGCTCCAGCGTTTTTATACGCCATGGAGCATTTAACCACGCATATGCTTGATCTTCCAGCTTTATTTGGCACTTCCTCACGTGCTCCTGAAGAAGCCGTTGCTCAG GTATTTCGTGAAGCCAGAAGAACAACTCCCAGTATAATATACCTGCCGCATATTGATATTTGGTGGAGCTCAGTCCAAGAAACTACCAAAGCTACTTTTATGACTCTGTTACACGACATTCCTTCTAATTCTCCTTTGTTATTTCTGGCAACAGCGGAAGTGGCATTTTCAGATTTACAAGAATCGATTCAAGACTTATTTTCCTCTATAAACAACGAG TTGATTGAAATCTCGTCTCCGACCTCCTCTGATCgttacacattttttaaagagCTGTTGTTGGTTCATGCTTTGAAGAAACCGATCGCCGAAAGTACAGAAA AACGACATCAACGTACTGAAGTTCTTGCAGTTGCTAGTCCCGCGAAACCACGCGAGCTATCAGCAGAAgaatcaaaaaaattagttgaaagTGAAGAAGCTACGCTAAGAGAGTTACGATTGTTTTTACGTCAAGTGGTTTGGAAGTTGTTAGCTGACAGAAAGTTCAaagagttttccaaacctgttgATTTAGGAGAG GTCGATGATTACTTAGAAGTGATCCAACAGCCAATGGATTTATCGACAGTAATGACACGCATAAACGCACATCATTATCACACCTGCGCTCACTTCTTAGAAGATGTTAACTTGATCACAAACAATTGTTTGGAATACAATCCTGATAAAGACCAATACGATAAACTGCTGAGAAACCGTGCTTGCGAACTGAGAGATGTCGCTCATGCTTTTGTCCACAATGACCTTGATCCTGAATttgaaaaa cTTTGTATTGAAATACATCAAAGTCGAATTAATAGAG GTTATGATGTCAATGCGAATGCTCCATcatttttgaaagttatatCTAAATCGAAAAACACTAATACATCAACGATGGAGGTAGATGAGGGTAACACGTCGTCAACAAAGCCTGTTGTAGGTGACCCAACAGGACCAAGGTTTAGCCGCCGAGTGCGTGGATTAAGTGAACCGTATGAATTTGATACTTCCACGTTAGATCTTATTGAGAAAAATAAGCGAGCagcaaagaaaatattaaaaccaACTTCAGAAGTGTTAGATACAAATGATAATTCAACGTGTTCTGTGCCGGACGAACCACAGATTGAAGAGAATTCTGTTAAAAATACTGTAGAGGATGAGCAAGCGTCATACCAACATAAAAATGATGTGGAAATAACTAACACAGAAGAGAAAATTGTAGATaatgtaaaaagaaatttaGAATTTCAAGAAGTGAAACAATCCGAAG TTCCCAACCTCGTAGAAGAAGCGGTGGATTTATTATCAAAGTTAGTCGAGAATACAGACGGGTGTACTGTGCAAACATTAGAACGTCTTTACACAGATTTGTGTCGCTGTATACACAGTCACAAAGATGAAGATAATAGATACATTGTATTATTG GATTTGCAAACGGTAATCGAAAGAATTCAACAGCATCAAACGTCATGA
- the LOC130654253 gene encoding ATPase family AAA domain-containing protein 2-like isoform X2 — MVHTRHSYSKDVEDFTAINGHNNDVNGYEENSIEQEQENTEILNENENNDRKDIEEKEVGNKNSDLKPRKRSGRGMVGLYDNIDFHDSYHRRSLRNLERRRTHPYDHKSNRRMKRSSSLRFQNFGSGIIRRSDRQPKKVFETFNESEIQRSIERKHQEMLEMEQASMYDSIKRRRGDEEDTQDDDDDEEEEEDSDEESDEEEGSAEEDEVHAYSLRKTKPKTNYYQAPPLHSNRQRRGVMYEVRSPLHKVKHMKRIPQHASSPHHRRYKRRRRTSSTSSSDDEAAFERRKAKSMNQARMRCLPMNFQLDDMTGALRNRERANANPMGSSLADVDPMTIDSKTNFSDVGGLDHHIRALKEMVVFPLLYPEVFQKFSISPPRGVLFYGPPGTGKTLVARALANECSSEGKKVAFFMRKGADCLSKWVGESERQLRLLFDQAYQMRPSIIFFDEIDGIAPVRSTRQDQIHSSIVSTLLALMDGLDARGEIVVIGATNRLDAIDPALRRPGRFDREFLFSLPNKTARQKIFEIHTSAWQPRLNKVFLCELADKCVGYCGADIKALCTETALFALRRRYPQIYETNKKLVLDMNEIKVAAVDFKNAMKTITPASHRSSLSPGRSLNESLKPLLQSCIDKGLAVLNKIFPPGQKIQDHALEDAIDFDEDEAPSIFEKPKSRQRSHAVVESSGEFLKTSMQTMDAQVIHRPRLLVFGKSGNGQTSYIAPAFLYAMEHLTTHMLDLPALFGTSSRAPEEAVAQVFREARRTTPSIIYLPHIDIWWSSVQETTKATFMTLLHDIPSNSPLLFLATAEVAFSDLQESIQDLFSSINNELIEISSPTSSDRYTFFKELLLVHALKKPIAESTEKRHQRTEVLAVASPAKPRELSAEESKKLVESEEATLRELRLFLRQVVWKLLADRKFKEFSKPVDLGEVDDYLEVIQQPMDLSTVMTRINAHHYHTCAHFLEDVNLITNNCLEYNPDKDQYDKLLRNRACELRDVAHAFVHNDLDPEFEKLCIEIHQSRINRGYDVNANAPSFLKVISKSKNTNTSTMEVDEGNTSSTKPVVGDPTGPRFSRRVRGLSEPYEFDTSTLDLIEKNKRAAKKILKPTSEVLDTNDNSTCSVPDEPQIEENSVKNTVEDEQASYQHKNDVEITNTEEKIVDNVKRNLEFQEVKQSEVPNLVEEAVDLLSKLVENTDGCTVQTLERLYTDLCRCIHSHKDEDNRYIVLLDLQTVIERIQQHQTS, encoded by the exons ATGGTGCACACTAGACACTCCTATAGTAAAGATGTCGAGGACTTTACGGCCATTAATGGACACAATAATGATGTTAATGGATATGAAGAAAATAGCATTGAGCAGGAACAAGAGAACACGGAGATTTTAAATGAGAACGAGAATAATGATAGAAAAGACATTGAAGAGAAG gaAGTTGGGAATAAAAACTCTGATTTAAAACCACGGAAAAGAAGTGGACGAGGAATGGTTGGATTGTATGATAATATTGATTTCCATGACAGTTATCACAGACGAAGCTTGAGAAATTTGGAAAGACGAAG AACACACCCGTATGATCACAAATCGAATCGTAGAATGAAACGTTCTTCAAGTTTACGATTTCAAAATTTTGGATCAGGTATTATTCGAAGAAGTGATCGTCaaccaaaaaaagtttttgaaacatttaatgAATCCGAAATTCAAAGGTCTATTGAAAGAAAACACCAAGAAATGTTGGAAATG GAGCAAGCGAGTATGTATGACTCTATAAAAAGACGAAGAGGTGACGAAGAAGACACTcaagatgatgacgatgatgaagaagaagaagaagatagtGATGAGGAAAGCGATGAAGAGGAGGGGAGTGCGGAAGAAGACGAAGTCCATGCATATAGTTTGAGAAAAACCAAACCAAAGACTAATTATTATCAAGCTCCTCCTCTTC ACTCAAACCGGCAGCGAAGAGGTGTTATGTACGAGGTTCGATCTCCATTGCATAAAGTCAAACATATGAAAAGAATACCTCAGCATGCTTCATCACCCCATCATAGACGTTATAAACGTAGAAGAAGAACTTCCTCTACATCCTCATCAG ATGATGAAGCTGCATTTGAAAGACGCAAAGCAAAAAGCATGAATCAAGCTAGAATGAGATGTCTTCCCATGAATTTTCAATTAGATGACATGACTGGAGCTTTACGCAATAGAGAAAGAGCGAATGCAAACCCAATGGGCTCCAGTCTTGCTGATGTCGACCCAATGACAATTGACAGCAAG acAAACTTTTCTGATGTTGGTGGTTTGGATCATCATATTCGAGCTCTTAAGGAAATGGTTGTTTTCCCACTGCTATATCCTGAAGTGTTTCAAAAATTTAGCATTTCACCACCCAGAGGAGTTTTGTTTTATGGACCACCTg GAACTGGAAAAACTTTAGTTGCAAGAGCATTGGCAAATGAATGTAGCTCTGAAGGCAAGAAAGTTGCTTTCTTCATGCGCAAAGGAGCTGATTGTTTGAGTAAATGGGTTGGTGAATCAGAAAGACAGTTGCGTCTGCTGTTTGATCag GCTTATCAGATGCGACcatcaataatattttttgatgaaATCGATGGCATTGCTCCTGTACGCTCTACTCGTCAAGATCAAATTCATAGTTCTATTGTCTCAACATTACTTGCGTTGATGGATGGTCTGGATGCACGAGGTGAAATTGTGGTAATTGGAGCTACAAATCGGTTGGATGCAATTGATCCAGCGCTACGTAGGCCTGGTCGATTTGATCGAGAATTTTTGTTTTCGTTACCAAATAAAACG gcaagacaaaaaatatttgaaattcaCACATCTGCATGGCAGCCCAGGTTGAATAAAGTATTTCTTTGCGAACTGGCAGATAAATGTGTGGGGTATTGTGGTGCTGACATAAAAGCTCTTTGTACTGAAACTGCGCTGTTTGCATTACGTAGAAGATATCCACAAATATacgaaacaaataaaaaacttgttCTGGACATGAACGAAATTAAAGTTGCTGCAGTGGATTTTAAAAACGCCATGAAGACAATAACACCAGCTTCTCATCGTTCTTCGCTATCACCTGGTAGATCTCTTAATGAAAGTCTGAAACCATTACTTCAATCCTGCATTGATAAAGGACTTGCAGTATTGAATAAAATATTTCCCCCTGGGCAGAAGATACAGG ATCACGCGTTGGAGGATGCTATCGATTTTGATGAGGATGAAGCACCTAGTATATTTGAAAAACCTAAATCCAGACAGCGTAGTCATGCAGTAGTGGAATCATCTggagaatttttaaaaacaagcatGCAGACCATGGATGCACAAGTAATACACAG GCCTCGTTTACTTGTTTTTGGCAAAAGTGGCAATGGTCAGACATCCTATATAGCTCCAGCGTTTTTATACGCCATGGAGCATTTAACCACGCATATGCTTGATCTTCCAGCTTTATTTGGCACTTCCTCACGTGCTCCTGAAGAAGCCGTTGCTCAG GTATTTCGTGAAGCCAGAAGAACAACTCCCAGTATAATATACCTGCCGCATATTGATATTTGGTGGAGCTCAGTCCAAGAAACTACCAAAGCTACTTTTATGACTCTGTTACACGACATTCCTTCTAATTCTCCTTTGTTATTTCTGGCAACAGCGGAAGTGGCATTTTCAGATTTACAAGAATCGATTCAAGACTTATTTTCCTCTATAAACAACGAG TTGATTGAAATCTCGTCTCCGACCTCCTCTGATCgttacacattttttaaagagCTGTTGTTGGTTCATGCTTTGAAGAAACCGATCGCCGAAAGTACAGAAA AACGACATCAACGTACTGAAGTTCTTGCAGTTGCTAGTCCCGCGAAACCACGCGAGCTATCAGCAGAAgaatcaaaaaaattagttgaaagTGAAGAAGCTACGCTAAGAGAGTTACGATTGTTTTTACGTCAAGTGGTTTGGAAGTTGTTAGCTGACAGAAAGTTCAaagagttttccaaacctgttgATTTAGGAGAG GTCGATGATTACTTAGAAGTGATCCAACAGCCAATGGATTTATCGACAGTAATGACACGCATAAACGCACATCATTATCACACCTGCGCTCACTTCTTAGAAGATGTTAACTTGATCACAAACAATTGTTTGGAATACAATCCTGATAAAGACCAATACGATAAACTGCTGAGAAACCGTGCTTGCGAACTGAGAGATGTCGCTCATGCTTTTGTCCACAATGACCTTGATCCTGAATttgaaaaa cTTTGTATTGAAATACATCAAAGTCGAATTAATAGAG GTTATGATGTCAATGCGAATGCTCCATcatttttgaaagttatatCTAAATCGAAAAACACTAATACATCAACGATGGAGGTAGATGAGGGTAACACGTCGTCAACAAAGCCTGTTGTAGGTGACCCAACAGGACCAAGGTTTAGCCGCCGAGTGCGTGGATTAAGTGAACCGTATGAATTTGATACTTCCACGTTAGATCTTATTGAGAAAAATAAGCGAGCagcaaagaaaatattaaaaccaACTTCAGAAGTGTTAGATACAAATGATAATTCAACGTGTTCTGTGCCGGACGAACCACAGATTGAAGAGAATTCTGTTAAAAATACTGTAGAGGATGAGCAAGCGTCATACCAACATAAAAATGATGTGGAAATAACTAACACAGAAGAGAAAATTGTAGATaatgtaaaaagaaatttaGAATTTCAAGAAGTGAAACAATCCGAAG TTCCCAACCTCGTAGAAGAAGCGGTGGATTTATTATCAAAGTTAGTCGAGAATACAGACGGGTGTACTGTGCAAACATTAGAACGTCTTTACACAGATTTGTGTCGCTGTATACACAGTCACAAAGATGAAGATAATAGATACATTGTATTATTG GATTTGCAAACGGTAATCGAAAGAATTCAACAGCATCAAACGTCATGA